From the Erythrolamprus reginae isolate rEryReg1 chromosome Z, rEryReg1.hap1, whole genome shotgun sequence genome, one window contains:
- the SDHAF3 gene encoding succinate dehydrogenase assembly factor 3, mitochondrial, which translates to MPGSIRHHVSQVKTLYKKILQLHRVLPMELKALGDQYVKDEFRRHKSISLQEAQHFLQEWENYAMMLQQQADQHMQNTTDQPDFGAHLTKEKFNALRDEQVGQLHELMQEATKSKRQFSILDDEDCKH; encoded by the exons ATGCCAGGCAGTATACGCCATCATGTATCTCAAGTAAAGACGCTGTACAAAAAGATCCTTCAGCTTCATCGTGTGCTGCCAATGGAACTGAAAGCCCTGGGAGATCAATATGTGAAAGATGAATTCAGACGACACAAATCCATCAGTCTTCAGGAGGCCCAACACTTCTTACAGGAATGGGAG AACTATGCAATGATGCTGCAGCAGCAAGCTGATCAACATATGCAAAACACCACTGATCAGCCTGATTTTGGAGCGCATCTCACAAAGGAGAAATTTAATGCCCTTCGAGATGAGCAAGTTGGACAGCTACATGAACTAATGCAAGAGGCCACCAAATCCAAGAGGCAGTTCAGTATTTTAGATGATGAAGACTGCAAACATtag